Proteins encoded within one genomic window of Bradyrhizobium sp. 186:
- a CDS encoding NADPH-dependent F420 reductase, with protein MVEHLPIDLRRRALLGAAGALIIQGILLPTTASGQTTSAPKMKIGVIGAGHIGSTIGGLWTKAGHAVFFSSRHPEELQDLVARLGPLAQAGTVDQAIAFGDVVFIAVPYGAVPQIGRDYSKSLAGKIVLDANNAVASRDGAIAEEVERNGIGVTSQKYLPGARLVRAFNTLSYMTFEREANRPAPRLAVPIAGDDQEAVEVAARLVRDAGFDPVEVGKLADASRFQRGAPGYGQNVSAAELRQKLSLAP; from the coding sequence ATGGTCGAGCATCTCCCTATTGATCTCCGTCGCCGTGCGCTATTGGGGGCTGCAGGAGCGCTGATCATCCAAGGGATTCTTCTGCCGACGACCGCATCGGGTCAGACGACCTCAGCTCCCAAGATGAAAATCGGAGTTATCGGCGCAGGCCATATCGGCAGCACGATCGGTGGCCTCTGGACCAAGGCCGGCCATGCGGTTTTCTTCTCATCACGCCATCCGGAGGAATTGCAGGATCTTGTTGCACGCCTTGGCCCCCTTGCACAGGCCGGCACCGTCGATCAGGCGATTGCGTTTGGCGACGTTGTCTTCATCGCCGTGCCTTACGGCGCAGTGCCGCAGATCGGCAGAGATTACAGCAAATCGTTGGCGGGGAAGATCGTGCTCGACGCCAATAATGCTGTGGCCAGCCGCGACGGCGCCATTGCCGAGGAGGTTGAGCGCAATGGCATTGGAGTTACTTCGCAGAAATATCTGCCCGGCGCGCGGCTGGTGCGCGCCTTCAACACGCTCAGCTACATGACCTTCGAACGCGAAGCGAACCGTCCTGCCCCGAGGCTCGCGGTCCCGATTGCCGGCGATGATCAGGAAGCAGTCGAGGTCGCGGCGCGACTGGTGCGTGATGCCGGGTTTGACCCGGTGGAAGTCGGCAAACTGGCCGATGCGAGCCGCTTCCAGCGCGGCGCTCCGGGATATGGCCAGAATGTGAGCGCCGCGGAGCTCAGGCAGAAGCTGTCGCTGGCACCATGA
- a CDS encoding MFS transporter — MPGTAQERGAALWSFAYFFTLLAGYYVLRPLRDQMGIAGGTKNLPWLFTATFVSLLIAQPLYGALVARLPRVRFIPVVYHVFVANLVLFWLLLIFDFEKVIVARAFFVWVSVFNLFAVAVFWSFMADLFTSEQGKRLFGFIGAGGTAGALLGPVITIWLSGPLGPVNLLIVTAVFLEFAVLCVHRIERVTDPPTEVDARAQRIGGSAFAGLSELMRSPYLLGVAGWVSLLSFGATIAYFAQANIVSATFHSAAAQTRLFAGIDLAVGLLSLATQVIATATFLKRFGTGIAAAALPAIYVVGFAALAIAPSLSVVVTLQVAQRWMNFAIANPARQVFFTVVGREEKYKAKNLIDVVIYRGSDALYGWVYDSLQALGLKLGAIALCALPVVAGWLFLSTALGRTQEGLATKADDQGEPEWQSE; from the coding sequence ATGCCCGGTACCGCGCAAGAACGGGGGGCAGCGCTGTGGTCGTTCGCGTATTTCTTCACCCTGCTCGCTGGCTATTACGTGCTGCGTCCGCTGCGCGATCAGATGGGCATTGCAGGCGGAACCAAAAACCTGCCCTGGCTGTTCACGGCTACGTTTGTCAGCCTGCTCATCGCACAGCCGCTCTACGGCGCGCTGGTAGCGAGGCTGCCACGGGTCAGGTTTATTCCCGTTGTCTACCACGTCTTCGTCGCCAACCTGGTTCTGTTTTGGCTGTTGCTGATTTTCGACTTTGAAAAAGTGATCGTGGCGCGCGCGTTTTTCGTCTGGGTCAGCGTCTTCAATTTGTTCGCGGTCGCGGTTTTCTGGTCGTTCATGGCTGATCTGTTTACGTCAGAGCAGGGCAAGCGGCTGTTCGGGTTCATCGGCGCTGGGGGAACGGCTGGCGCGCTTCTCGGTCCCGTGATCACAATCTGGCTGTCGGGGCCGCTCGGTCCGGTCAACCTGCTGATCGTGACCGCTGTCTTCCTCGAATTCGCTGTGCTCTGCGTGCATCGAATTGAACGCGTGACGGATCCGCCGACGGAAGTAGATGCTCGAGCTCAGCGCATTGGCGGCAGCGCGTTCGCAGGATTGTCCGAATTGATGCGCTCGCCTTACCTGCTGGGCGTGGCCGGCTGGGTCAGCCTGCTCTCGTTCGGCGCGACGATTGCCTATTTCGCGCAGGCCAACATCGTTTCGGCGACGTTCCATAGCGCGGCAGCGCAAACGCGTCTGTTCGCTGGTATCGATCTCGCGGTGGGCCTGCTGAGCCTGGCGACACAGGTAATTGCCACCGCCACATTCCTCAAGCGCTTCGGCACCGGCATCGCGGCCGCAGCTTTGCCCGCTATTTATGTCGTGGGCTTCGCAGCGCTGGCGATCGCGCCGAGCCTGTCCGTGGTGGTGACACTCCAGGTCGCGCAACGCTGGATGAACTTCGCAATCGCCAATCCGGCACGCCAGGTGTTCTTCACGGTGGTTGGGCGCGAGGAGAAATATAAGGCCAAAAACCTGATCGATGTGGTGATCTATCGCGGCTCAGACGCGTTGTATGGCTGGGTCTACGACAGCCTGCAGGCGTTGGGATTGAAGCTTGGCGCCATCGCGCTGTGTGCACTGCCGGTCGTGGCGGGATGGCTCTTTCTCTCAACCGCGCTGGGGCGAACGCAGGAAGGCCTTGCGACAAAAGCAGATGATCAAGGAGAGCCGGAATGGCAATCCGAATGA
- a CDS encoding aldo/keto reductase produces MAIRMTPRITRQITRRDFAAVAGGFLLSTQAVAQTASPLLTRPIPGSGERIPAVGLGTAYVFDENNEATRSKADAVIQALVNNGGRLIDTASTYGDAESVLGEVTATAGLREKLFIATKLESPDSQELKRSLTRLKTASVDLLQLHNVRNKQQSLQRFKDWKKQGVCRYVGITSTFHRDYPVVEAVLEREKPDFVQIDYSLDNRGAEKTILPLAAEIRAGVLTALPYGNGRLFRAVHGKELPDWARVFANSWGQFFLKYLLGDPRVTAVIPGTGDARHMADNAAAMRGPLPDLDQRHRMVEFVEAL; encoded by the coding sequence ATGGCAATCCGAATGACTCCGCGAATAACTCGCCAAATAACCCGCCGCGACTTTGCGGCAGTCGCCGGCGGATTTCTGCTATCGACCCAAGCCGTTGCCCAAACCGCGTCTCCGCTTCTCACCCGTCCGATTCCCGGCAGCGGCGAGCGCATTCCCGCTGTTGGCCTTGGCACCGCCTATGTTTTCGATGAGAATAACGAAGCGACGCGGAGCAAGGCCGATGCAGTCATACAGGCTTTGGTCAATAATGGCGGACGGCTAATCGACACCGCATCAACCTACGGCGATGCCGAAAGCGTACTGGGTGAGGTCACCGCAACTGCCGGCTTGCGCGAAAAGCTCTTCATCGCCACCAAGCTCGAGTCGCCCGACTCCCAGGAACTCAAGCGATCATTGACCCGACTGAAAACTGCAAGCGTCGATCTGCTGCAGCTCCACAACGTCAGAAACAAGCAGCAATCTCTTCAACGCTTCAAGGATTGGAAGAAGCAAGGCGTGTGCCGCTATGTCGGCATCACTTCGACATTCCACCGCGACTATCCCGTGGTCGAGGCGGTGCTGGAACGGGAGAAACCCGATTTCGTCCAGATCGACTATTCACTCGATAACCGCGGGGCTGAGAAAACCATCCTTCCACTGGCCGCCGAGATCAGAGCCGGCGTGCTGACCGCTTTGCCCTACGGCAACGGCAGATTGTTCCGGGCAGTGCACGGCAAGGAATTGCCGGACTGGGCACGGGTGTTCGCGAACTCCTGGGGACAGTTTTTCCTGAAATATTTGCTCGGCGACCCGCGTGTGACCGCGGTGATCCCGGGGACCGGCGATGCCCGCCACATGGCGGATAATGCCGCCGCGATGCGCGGCCCGTTGCCCGATCTCGATCAACGTCATCGAATGGTCGAGTTCGTCGAAGCGCTTTGA